One Trichosurus vulpecula isolate mTriVul1 chromosome 7, mTriVul1.pri, whole genome shotgun sequence genomic region harbors:
- the CCDC167 gene encoding coiled-coil domain-containing protein 167 has translation MPSGDRQLTAVFRIKDFHALSAAVITELRLERDLGGHLVHSSLEPRHASPRPAELVSKGLPHTNMAAPSGPRLRGPRRAVTRGSAAGKMPKKKRENLSVAQEIDGLEEKLSLCRRNLEEVNSRLRREELSLEARRALEKEKNNLTSKASSYERELKSLRRENRKNTLLSVAIFLLLLLAYAYWTM, from the exons ATGCCGAGCGGGGACCGACAGCTGACTGCCGTGTTCCGTATTAAGGATTTTCATGCCCTCTCTGCTGCAGTGATCACAGAGCTGAGgctggaaagggaccttggaggccatctggtccactCCTCTTTGGAACCCAGACACG CTTCACCCCGCCCCGCTGAGCTCGTCAGCAAGGGTTTGCCCCACACAAACATGGCGGCGCCCAGTGGTCCG AGGCTGCGGGGGCCCCGACGGGCGGTGACTCGGGGAAGTGCTGCCGGGAAGATGCCTAAAAAGAAGCGGGAGAATCTGAGCGTGGCTCAGGAG ATAGATGGACTCGAGGAGAAGCTGTCCCTGTGCAGGAGAAACCTGGAGGAAGTGAACAGCCGCCTTCGCAGGGAGGAGCTGAGCCTGGAGGCCAG GAGAgctttggagaaggaaaaaaacaacctgaCAAGCAAAGCCTCCAGCTATG AAAGAGAGTTGAAGTCCCTTCGCAGAGAGAACCGTAAGAACACGTTGCTGTCGGTGGCAATCTTCTTGCTCCTCCTTCTCGCCTATGCCTACTGGACTATGTGA